From one Rhodospirillales bacterium genomic stretch:
- a CDS encoding mannose-1-phosphate guanylyltransferase/mannose-6-phosphate isomerase, with product MTGNGSHFGTIWPVLLAGGTGTRLWPMSRSGFPKQFMALASDKTMLQEAALRISGNAFNPPLILCNDEHRFIVAEQFREASIQAEAIILEPIGRNTAPAAAIAALMLVERDPDAIMLLSPADHVILDTQGFHDTIQLALPAAQAGRLVTFGITPDQPETGYGYIQKSDSISDAAGCFAIAQFTEKPDAKTAQAFVSSGDYFWNSGIFLMGAAAFLGELERLQPDLLKSARAALALAEHDIDFLRLNQNALETCPDISIDYAVMEKTALGAVVPASIGWSDVGSWSALWQLDQGDTAGNVTHGDVLMEDTQNSYLRTEKGLLATIGIEDMIVIVTDDAVLVAKKDAAQDVKKIVEQLKATNRPEPKTHTTVYRPWGSYHGVDIGDRFQVKRITVNPGGRLSLQKHAKRAEHWVVVSGRATVTRDDKTLELGADQSTYIPIGMTHRLENKTDLPLHLIEIQSGDYLGEDDIVRLEDVYGRD from the coding sequence ATGACCGGGAATGGGTCTCATTTTGGCACGATCTGGCCCGTGCTGCTTGCAGGGGGCACAGGAACACGTTTATGGCCGATGTCCAGAAGCGGGTTCCCGAAGCAATTCATGGCGCTGGCATCGGATAAAACCATGCTCCAGGAAGCTGCCCTTCGCATCTCAGGCAATGCCTTTAATCCGCCCCTGATACTGTGTAACGATGAACATCGTTTTATTGTCGCCGAACAATTTCGCGAAGCATCCATTCAGGCCGAAGCCATCATTTTAGAACCCATTGGGCGCAACACTGCCCCGGCAGCGGCCATTGCGGCACTGATGCTGGTGGAACGCGACCCTGACGCCATCATGTTGTTGAGCCCCGCTGATCACGTCATTTTGGATACTCAAGGCTTCCACGATACCATTCAGCTGGCACTGCCCGCAGCACAGGCAGGCCGACTTGTCACCTTTGGCATCACCCCCGATCAACCGGAAACCGGATATGGCTATATTCAGAAAAGCGATTCCATAAGCGATGCAGCGGGCTGTTTCGCAATCGCGCAATTCACCGAAAAACCCGATGCCAAAACCGCACAAGCTTTCGTTTCATCCGGTGATTATTTTTGGAACAGTGGCATTTTTCTGATGGGCGCTGCGGCCTTTCTTGGGGAACTGGAACGCCTGCAACCTGATCTTTTAAAGTCAGCGCGTGCTGCCCTGGCTTTGGCCGAACATGACATCGATTTCCTTCGTCTAAACCAAAACGCCCTTGAAACCTGTCCCGATATCTCCATCGATTATGCCGTGATGGAAAAAACGGCGTTAGGCGCTGTGGTTCCCGCATCAATAGGCTGGTCTGATGTTGGGTCGTGGTCCGCATTGTGGCAGCTCGATCAAGGCGACACCGCGGGCAACGTCACCCATGGCGACGTGTTAATGGAAGATACCCAAAATTCCTATCTGCGGACGGAAAAGGGCCTTTTGGCCACCATTGGCATCGAAGATATGATCGTGATTGTCACCGATGATGCGGTGCTGGTTGCCAAAAAGGATGCCGCCCAGGATGTTAAAAAGATCGTCGAACAACTGAAAGCGACGAACCGGCCAGAACCCAAAACCCATACCACCGTATATCGCCCCTGGGGCAGCTACCACGGTGTGGACATCGGCGATCGCTTTCAGGTCAAGCGCATCACGGTGAACCCGGGTGGGCGTCTCAGCTTGCAAAAGCATGCTAAACGGGCAGAACACTGGGTCGTTGTCAGCGGGCGGGCCACCGTAACCCGGGATGACAAGACCCTTGAACTGGGGGCCGATCAATCCACCTATATTCCCATCGGCATGACCCATCGCCTTGAAAATAAAACAGACCTGCCCCTCCATCTCATCGAAATTCAATCCGGTGACTATCTGGGCGAAGACGACATTGTCCGCCTTGAAGATGTCTATGGCCGGGATTAA
- a CDS encoding ABC transporter permease: MIRYIAGRLVESVFVLIIMSFVIYALIGLMPGDPIDLMIKSDPRLTPADAARLRAVYGLDQPLLERYYNWAMKALGGDFGNSRLHIRPVLDVMGPFMTNTINLMGLSFIASVAIAIPAGAYAAIHQNSRADHIINLLCFAGISVPVFWLALMLIIVFAVLIPILPASGVSAINGGGFIDTARHLVLPVITLTVFSIGSYTRFMRASMIEVMRQDYIRTAFAKGATRGQVVRRHAFRNALIPVTTVIALSFGTLFSGALITETMFAYPGMGKLIFDSIMGNDYNMALVTLLLATLVTLLANLGADITYAWLDPRISLGGGKSAKTKGGS; this comes from the coding sequence ATGATCCGCTATATCGCTGGACGATTGGTCGAGTCGGTCTTTGTGCTGATCATCATGTCTTTTGTCATTTATGCCCTGATCGGGCTCATGCCGGGCGATCCCATTGACCTGATGATTAAATCCGATCCCCGTCTTACCCCCGCCGATGCCGCCCGGTTGCGCGCCGTTTACGGGCTCGATCAACCCTTGCTGGAACGCTATTACAACTGGGCCATGAAAGCCCTTGGCGGAGATTTCGGGAATTCCAGACTTCATATCCGCCCGGTGTTGGACGTGATGGGACCATTCATGACCAACACCATTAACCTGATGGGGCTCTCTTTCATCGCCTCTGTCGCCATTGCCATCCCCGCCGGGGCTTACGCTGCCATCCACCAAAACAGCCGCGCAGATCACATCATCAACCTGTTGTGTTTTGCAGGCATTTCCGTACCCGTCTTCTGGCTGGCTTTGATGCTGATTATTGTGTTTGCCGTCCTAATCCCCATCCTGCCTGCATCGGGCGTGTCGGCCATCAATGGTGGGGGCTTCATCGATACGGCCCGCCATCTGGTGCTGCCCGTGATCACCCTGACGGTATTTTCCATCGGCTCCTATACCCGTTTTATGCGGGCGTCCATGATCGAGGTCATGCGCCAGGACTATATCCGCACGGCCTTTGCCAAGGGCGCCACCCGCGGCCAGGTGGTCCGGCGCCATGCCTTCCGCAATGCCTTGATCCCGGTAACCACCGTGATCGCGCTTTCTTTCGGAACCCTGTTTTCCGGTGCCCTGATCACAGAGACCATGTTTGCTTATCCGGGCATGGGAAAACTGATTTTCGACTCCATCATGGGCAATGATTACAACATGGCACTGGTGACCCTTTTACTGGCGACCTTGGTGACGCTGCTGGCTAACCTTGGAGCCGATATCACCTATGCCTGGCTGGACCCGCGCATATCGCTCGGCGGCGGAAAATCTGCCAAAACAAAGGGGGGCAGCTAA
- a CDS encoding ABC transporter permease: protein MPVPLTNTTDTTDTAATGLSTWQIFISRFATHKMALISAFVLVLMSLFVFGASIMETLFGLDPTQVDLDHRLTTASFTHPLGTDELGRDLLARLLRGGQVSLIVGLSAAVISAVIGTIVGLIAGYYGGRMDGLLMRLTDGVIALPLLPLLIVLAAVDLNKLGLSESLAQNPDIDLYRIIFIIALVGWTTVARLVRGASLSVRELDFVSAATASGASDLRIMAIHILPNVVTPIIVATTLTVGNVILLESVLSFLGLGIHPPVASWGNMLTGAQELVWTAPMQVVYPGLAIFITVIAFNFIGDGLQDALDPKATRTSD, encoded by the coding sequence ATGCCCGTTCCCCTAACCAACACCACAGACACCACAGACACCGCAGCCACTGGGCTAAGCACATGGCAGATTTTTATCAGCCGCTTCGCCACCCACAAAATGGCCTTGATTTCGGCTTTCGTCCTCGTCTTGATGTCCCTGTTTGTTTTTGGGGCATCCATCATGGAAACCCTGTTTGGTCTTGATCCCACGCAGGTTGATCTGGACCACCGACTGACAACGGCATCATTTACCCACCCCTTAGGCACCGATGAACTGGGCCGCGACCTTCTGGCAAGGCTTTTACGCGGTGGCCAAGTCTCGCTGATTGTTGGACTGTCGGCCGCTGTTATCTCCGCCGTGATCGGCACCATTGTCGGCCTGATTGCGGGCTATTACGGGGGGCGCATGGATGGTTTGTTGATGCGCCTGACAGACGGGGTGATCGCCCTGCCGTTGCTGCCCCTTCTGATTGTGCTGGCAGCAGTGGACCTGAACAAGCTGGGGCTCAGCGAAAGTCTGGCACAAAATCCTGATATCGATCTTTACCGGATTATCTTCATCATCGCTCTGGTTGGATGGACCACCGTTGCCAGATTGGTGCGCGGTGCGAGTTTAAGTGTTCGGGAACTGGATTTTGTATCGGCCGCCACCGCCAGTGGAGCCTCAGACCTGCGCATCATGGCCATCCACATTCTGCCAAACGTCGTAACCCCGATTATCGTTGCCACCACCCTTACCGTTGGCAATGTCATTTTGCTGGAATCGGTCCTGAGTTTCCTTGGCCTCGGCATCCACCCCCCTGTTGCCAGCTGGGGCAACATGCTGACCGGGGCACAGGAACTGGTCTGGACCGCGCCCATGCAGGTGGTTTATCCGGGACTGGCGATTTTTATTACCGTGATCGCCTTCAACTTTATCGGCGACGGCCTTCAAGATGCGCTGGACCCAAAGGCAACGCGCACAAGCGACTGA
- a CDS encoding universal stress protein — MALNDILVHIDSSPAAPAQLDYAVRLAEKHEAHLSALYVIAIAPIHQYTEADLGPELIEAHDRFMRESAAEAKAMFDARVANSSITAEWRQVEGAVPEMVVLHSRYADLAVLGQRIVGRLDAGAAPELPDHVVLDVGRPAVVVPHSFEPQTIGSRVLLAWNASRDAARAANDALPILQAADDVRVMIINPEKGIMGHGELPGADIATHLARHGVKAEVVEVTAGRKKVGDELLSQINAFNADFMVMGSYGSFRLRELVFGGTTRRILEAMTVPILMSR; from the coding sequence ATGGCGCTAAATGACATCCTGGTTCATATCGATTCATCACCGGCAGCACCCGCACAACTAGATTATGCGGTCAGACTGGCTGAAAAGCATGAAGCCCATCTTTCCGCACTCTATGTCATTGCGATAGCACCCATCCATCAATACACCGAAGCCGATCTTGGTCCGGAACTGATTGAGGCCCATGATCGTTTCATGCGGGAATCCGCAGCTGAGGCCAAGGCCATGTTTGATGCCCGGGTCGCCAACAGTTCCATCACAGCCGAATGGCGCCAAGTCGAGGGTGCCGTTCCTGAAATGGTGGTGCTGCATTCACGCTATGCCGATCTGGCTGTTTTAGGGCAACGTATCGTTGGCCGTCTTGATGCCGGTGCGGCGCCTGAATTGCCAGATCATGTGGTGCTGGATGTTGGCCGCCCCGCAGTGGTCGTGCCCCATTCATTCGAGCCTCAAACCATTGGTTCCCGGGTGTTGTTGGCCTGGAATGCAAGCCGTGATGCGGCCCGTGCGGCCAATGATGCCCTGCCCATTCTTCAGGCCGCAGATGACGTTCGCGTCATGATCATTAATCCTGAAAAAGGCATTATGGGCCATGGCGAGCTGCCCGGTGCAGACATCGCCACCCACCTTGCGCGCCACGGTGTCAAAGCAGAGGTGGTTGAGGTGACGGCTGGTCGTAAAAAGGTTGGCGATGAATTACTTTCGCAGATCAACGCTTTCAATGCCGATTTCATGGTAATGGGGTCTTATGGCAGTTTTCGGCTGCGCGAACTGGTTTTCGGTGGCACCACAAGGCGTATCCTTGAAGCGATGACCGTTCCCATTTTGATGTCGCGATAA